A region of the Blattabacterium cuenoti genome:
NNNNNNNNNNNNNNNNNNNNNNNNNNNNNNNNNNNNNNNNNNNNNNNNNNNNNNNNNNNNNNNNNNNNNNNNNNNNNNNNNNNNNNNNNTAGAAAAAAATTAAAATGAATCCTAATAAAAAAAAATAATATTTTGAATTCATCTTTTTTTTCGCTTCAATTTAAAAATAAAATAGAATCTCCATTTTTAATTTTTTTTATATGCTATTAAGGATATTTCTATGTTCGCATTTTTTGGCAATCCAGAAACTTGAATAGTTTCTCTAGCAGGATAATATTCTCTTGAAAAAAATTTTGAATAGGAATAATTTATTTTTGAGAAATCTTCCATTTTTGTAAAAAATATGGAAGATTTTATAACGTTTTGAAAATCGATTCCAATTTCGGAAAGAATAACTTGTAAGTTTTTCATGACTCTTTCCGTTTCCATTTCTATAGTTTTATCAACTAATTTTCCAGTATCTGGATCCACGCCTATTTGTCCAGAAATAAAAAAAAAGTTTTCTATTAAGACGCATGTACTGTATGGTCCAAAAGAAGATATTTTTTTTATAGAAAATGTTTTTGGCTTCATATTATTTTTATTAATTGGTTTCCTTATACTGTATAATGTTACTTAAATTTGGATCTTTTATTCCAATAAAAAAAGACCAAAAAGGAGTTTCCCCAATGGGGGACCAGTTGAAATTCATTTTGAAACTTCTTAAATCTCTGTAAAAGATCAGGTTGAAAAAAGTTATTCTTTTCTTGAAAAGATCATAATCCGTGTGAATCTCTGTCTTCCAATATTTTGTTAAACCTATAGATCCATTTATACTTAAAAAAGTATTATTCGATAAATCAGGTTGATTATTATTG
Encoded here:
- a CDS encoding Rid family detoxifying hydrolase gives rise to the protein MKPKTFSIKKISSFGPYSTCVLIENFFFISGQIGVDPDTGKLVDKTIEMETERVMKNLQVILSEIGIDFQNVIKSSIFFTKMEDFSKINYSYSKFFSREYYPARETIQVSGLPKNANIEISLIAYKKN